In Paenarthrobacter sp. GOM3, a single window of DNA contains:
- a CDS encoding polyprenyl synthetase family protein has protein sequence MTVSSQVSSEQAEFVSAVAGKLNGFLSGQQDLMAGVSADVAPLIGSISQLVTGGKRLRALLCYWGWRGAGGGAGDPDIVTAGCALELFQAAALIHDDIIDRSDTRRGGPSVHKRFSQLHEAQGWALDSGRFGDAAAILTGDLCLSFSEESFTGIGPRAASGTPARSIFNVMRAEVMAGQYLDILEEVAGPVRDRAGSVDRAKSIIRYKSAKYSTEHPLALGGALAGAPAGLLRAYSEFSLPLGEAFQMRDDVLGVFGDPETTGKPAGDDLREGKRTVLVGFAINQASPAEADYLDRTLGNPGLGAEEVEAIRRIIVQSGALEATEALIAELSSQAFAALERLPLEEVPLTALSRLAEAAVSRAA, from the coding sequence GTGACGGTTTCCTCCCAAGTGTCCTCTGAACAAGCGGAATTCGTCAGTGCCGTCGCCGGAAAACTGAACGGCTTCCTTTCCGGTCAGCAGGACCTCATGGCGGGAGTCTCTGCCGACGTCGCACCGCTCATCGGTTCCATTTCGCAGCTGGTCACTGGCGGCAAGCGCCTGAGGGCGCTGTTGTGCTACTGGGGTTGGCGGGGCGCAGGCGGCGGCGCCGGCGACCCTGACATCGTCACGGCCGGGTGCGCCCTTGAACTTTTCCAAGCCGCAGCGCTGATCCACGATGACATCATCGACCGTTCGGATACGCGACGGGGCGGGCCCAGCGTCCACAAGAGATTCAGCCAACTCCACGAGGCCCAAGGGTGGGCCTTAGACAGCGGGCGTTTCGGGGACGCGGCCGCCATCCTGACCGGCGATCTCTGCCTGTCCTTCAGCGAGGAGTCGTTCACCGGCATCGGGCCACGCGCGGCATCCGGAACACCGGCACGAAGCATCTTCAACGTCATGCGGGCAGAGGTGATGGCCGGTCAGTACCTTGACATCCTCGAAGAAGTGGCTGGACCAGTCCGCGACCGTGCGGGATCCGTGGACCGGGCAAAGTCGATCATCCGATACAAGTCCGCGAAGTATTCCACCGAACATCCCCTCGCCCTGGGAGGGGCTTTGGCCGGCGCCCCCGCTGGACTCCTGAGGGCATACTCGGAGTTCTCCTTGCCGCTTGGCGAGGCATTCCAGATGCGGGATGACGTCCTGGGAGTTTTCGGCGATCCCGAAACCACTGGCAAGCCAGCTGGGGACGACCTCCGCGAAGGAAAAAGAACGGTTCTTGTGGGTTTCGCCATTAATCAGGCCAGCCCGGCCGAAGCCGATTACCTTGACCGCACCCTGGGCAATCCGGGTTTGGGCGCGGAAGAAGTGGAAGCGATCAGGCGCATCATTGTCCAAAGCGGCGCGCTGGAGGCCACTGAGGCACTTATTGCCGAACTGAGTTCGCAGGCCTTCGCAGCCCTTGAGCGCCTGCCCCTGGAGGAAGTCCCCCTGACAGCGCTCAGCCGGCTTGCCGAAGCCGCCGTGAGCCGCGCGGCCTGA
- the dinB gene encoding DNA polymerase IV gives MRQEAFGGTQGAANGSARSAGDALRELRRTSILHVDMDAFFVSVELRSRPELRGKPVIVGFPAERSVVLSASYEARATGVKSAMPMSIAMRRCPAAVIINPRHKAYYEVSEQLMEIFASITDLVEPLSVDEAFLNVGGAIRRLGSPLEIGHLIRRRVQSELGITASVGIAASKFVAKIASTRCKPDGILQINADDTVPYLHSLPVNALWGVGGKTGEVLARLGIRTVADVAATPLASLKKVLGASGEHVHRLSMGIDPRPVTPTRLEKSIGAEETFAVDTGDNALLHRELLRLSHRTASRLRSSGMLARTIALKLRYSDFSTVSRSRTVQTPVDSAQLIYQVAVQLMESLGPRSMSVRLVGVRAEQLEPAGQTSMQLSLDRRDDNWRAAEQALDRVSERFGSSTLLPARLLEPGKPPAGS, from the coding sequence GTGAGGCAGGAAGCATTCGGTGGCACCCAAGGCGCCGCCAACGGATCCGCCCGCAGCGCTGGAGATGCCCTGCGGGAACTGAGGCGAACCAGCATACTTCATGTGGACATGGATGCCTTTTTTGTCTCGGTGGAACTTCGCAGCCGCCCGGAACTTCGCGGCAAGCCGGTGATAGTGGGTTTCCCGGCTGAGCGCTCAGTGGTCCTGTCCGCGTCGTATGAGGCCCGGGCAACAGGCGTGAAATCGGCGATGCCCATGTCCATTGCCATGAGGCGGTGCCCGGCGGCAGTCATCATCAATCCCAGGCATAAGGCCTACTACGAGGTCTCGGAACAGTTGATGGAGATTTTCGCCTCAATCACCGACCTCGTGGAACCCCTGAGCGTAGATGAGGCCTTCCTTAACGTGGGTGGGGCCATCCGGCGGTTGGGATCGCCGCTGGAGATCGGTCACCTCATCCGCCGGAGGGTCCAATCGGAGCTGGGCATCACCGCCTCCGTGGGCATTGCAGCCTCCAAGTTTGTGGCCAAGATCGCATCAACGCGCTGCAAGCCGGATGGCATCCTGCAAATCAACGCCGATGACACTGTTCCCTACCTGCACAGCTTGCCCGTCAACGCGTTGTGGGGGGTCGGAGGAAAGACCGGAGAAGTCCTGGCCCGCCTGGGTATCCGCACCGTCGCCGATGTTGCCGCGACGCCACTCGCATCCCTGAAGAAGGTGCTCGGAGCAAGTGGAGAACACGTCCACCGCCTGTCCATGGGGATAGACCCCAGGCCGGTAACCCCTACCCGGCTCGAAAAGAGCATCGGCGCTGAGGAAACCTTTGCCGTGGACACGGGAGACAACGCCTTGCTGCACCGGGAGTTGCTGCGGTTGTCGCATAGGACCGCTTCCCGCCTCCGCAGTTCGGGCATGCTCGCAAGGACAATTGCCCTCAAGCTCCGCTACTCCGATTTCTCTACTGTTTCGCGGAGCCGGACTGTTCAGACTCCCGTGGACAGTGCCCAGTTGATCTACCAGGTGGCGGTGCAGCTCATGGAGTCTTTGGGACCGCGATCCATGAGTGTCCGCCTGGTGGGGGTTCGGGCTGAGCAATTGGAGCCGGCCGGGCAGACATCCATGCAGTTGAGCCTTGATCGCAGGGACGACAATTGGCGTGCCGCGGAGCAGGCCCTGGACCGCGTGTCCGAACGCTTTGGCTCCAGCACCTTGCTGCCTGCCCGGCTTTTGGAACCCGGTAAGCCTCCGGCGGGGAGCTGA
- a CDS encoding DUF3040 domain-containing protein has translation MPLSEHEQKLLEQLEKQLHEDDPKFANTMGSDPIRSWSTRHVIIGVLGAIAGILLLLVGVSIQAIPIGVLGFVVMGAGVYFATLRGSAFGKGGKAKPGKAKPKSTFMSSLEERWDERRRDDN, from the coding sequence ATGCCCCTCTCGGAGCACGAACAGAAGCTGCTTGAGCAACTGGAGAAGCAACTTCATGAGGACGATCCGAAGTTTGCCAACACGATGGGCTCGGATCCCATACGCAGCTGGTCAACCCGGCATGTGATTATCGGTGTGCTCGGCGCTATCGCAGGCATCCTCCTCCTGCTGGTGGGTGTGTCCATCCAAGCGATTCCCATAGGCGTGCTCGGGTTTGTCGTCATGGGTGCCGGGGTCTATTTCGCCACGTTGCGTGGCTCGGCCTTCGGCAAAGGCGGCAAGGCCAAGCCAGGAAAGGCCAAGCCAAAGAGCACGTTCATGAGCAGCCTCGAAGAACGCTGGGACGAACGCCGCCGCGACGACAACTGA
- the mraZ gene encoding division/cell wall cluster transcriptional repressor MraZ, which translates to MFLGTHSPRLDEKGRIILPAKFREELAEGLVLTRGQERCIYVFSQKEFERIHESMREAPLSSKQARDYIRVFLSGASDEVPDKQGRVTIPPALRTYAGLGRELAVIGAGTRAEIWDAEAWNEYLNEKEAAFSETDDDNLPGFF; encoded by the coding sequence GTGTTCTTGGGCACTCACTCTCCACGTCTCGACGAAAAGGGCCGAATCATACTTCCCGCCAAGTTCCGCGAGGAGCTTGCCGAGGGGCTGGTCCTCACCAGGGGCCAGGAGCGCTGCATCTACGTCTTCAGCCAGAAAGAATTCGAACGTATTCACGAGTCGATGCGGGAGGCACCACTGTCCTCCAAGCAGGCCCGCGACTACATCAGGGTTTTTCTGTCTGGGGCCTCGGACGAAGTACCTGACAAGCAGGGGCGCGTGACGATTCCGCCGGCGCTCCGGACGTATGCCGGCCTTGGCCGGGAACTGGCAGTGATTGGAGCCGGTACCCGCGCAGAGATCTGGGATGCCGAAGCTTGGAACGAGTACCTCAACGAGAAGGAAGCAGCCTTCTCGGAAACGGATGACGACAATCTGCCCGGGTTCTTCTAA
- the rsmH gene encoding 16S rRNA (cytosine(1402)-N(4))-methyltransferase RsmH: MEEQDAAKPTSERHVPVLKDRCINLLAPGFEAARKLGRTPVAIDATLGMGGHSEAMLQRFPDLHLVGIDRDEEALALAGARLEPFSNRTDLVHAVYDEIEDVLADLGIPEVHGILMDLGVSSLQLDERERGFAYSYDAPLDMRMDTSRGQTAADVVNNYSEDELVRIIRKWGEEKFAGRIANRIVNARAEKPFATTGELVEQIRSVVPAAAAKSGGHPAKRTFQALRIEVNEELDVLERAVPAAVASTAMGGRIVVMSYHSLEDKIVKSVFQSGSKSSAPLGFPVELEEHKPELKTITKGTEVPTAAEIAENPRAASARLRAVERIKPRRDA, from the coding sequence GTGGAAGAGCAGGACGCGGCAAAGCCCACATCGGAGCGCCACGTGCCCGTCCTGAAAGACCGCTGCATTAATCTGCTCGCCCCCGGCTTCGAGGCTGCACGGAAACTGGGCAGGACGCCCGTCGCCATCGACGCAACGCTGGGCATGGGCGGCCACTCCGAAGCGATGCTGCAGCGCTTTCCCGATCTTCACCTGGTGGGCATCGACCGCGACGAGGAAGCCCTCGCTTTGGCCGGGGCCCGTTTGGAACCCTTCTCGAACCGGACGGACCTCGTCCACGCCGTCTACGACGAGATTGAAGACGTCCTCGCCGATCTTGGCATCCCGGAGGTCCACGGCATCCTCATGGACCTGGGGGTTTCCTCCCTGCAGCTGGACGAGCGTGAACGCGGTTTCGCCTACTCCTACGACGCTCCGCTGGACATGCGGATGGACACCAGCCGTGGGCAAACGGCAGCAGATGTGGTCAACAACTACAGCGAAGACGAACTGGTGCGCATCATCCGCAAATGGGGTGAAGAGAAATTCGCCGGACGGATCGCCAACAGGATCGTCAACGCCCGGGCGGAAAAGCCCTTCGCCACAACTGGCGAGCTGGTGGAGCAAATACGCAGCGTCGTTCCCGCTGCCGCAGCGAAGAGTGGCGGACACCCCGCAAAACGAACGTTCCAAGCGCTGAGGATCGAAGTCAACGAAGAACTCGATGTCCTGGAGCGGGCGGTTCCGGCGGCCGTTGCTTCTACGGCCATGGGCGGACGGATCGTGGTGATGTCCTACCACTCCCTGGAGGACAAGATCGTCAAATCGGTCTTCCAGTCCGGCTCGAAGTCCTCCGCACCGCTCGGCTTCCCGGTGGAACTCGAAGAGCACAAACCCGAACTCAAGACCATCACCAAAGGCACGGAAGTGCCTACAGCAGCAGAAATCGCTGAAAACCCGCGTGCGGCGTCTGCCCGCCTCAGGGCAGTGGAGCGCATCAAACCAAGGAGAGACGCATGA
- a CDS encoding peptidoglycan D,D-transpeptidase FtsI family protein — protein MAQNPGTSKKPKTPAARKRLRVGLGIMLTLLLVVGGKLFMVQGLDVGGMAEAALASRLTPQVLPAERGKIVDANGTVLASSVIRYNIVVDQVQNTNTASFKRYNEKTEELDVVTRDQGIAELAGLLGADESKVRDALTGDKKYAVVAKDVKPELEDRISKLLIPGIVAEGVSKRVYPNGSVAGGVIGFLQDGTTGQAGIEQTQDDVLRGTEGKRVFEIGADGLRIPVATDELTPAVDGSDVKLTLNTDIQYFAQQAIQNQVDKLSAEWGVIIVMDTKTGNLIALADTNAPDPNDPGKVDAKDRGVRSVTAAYEPGSVEKMITAAAVIEEGKSNPLDHFTIPPSYTIDGQTFTDAFEHGTEERTLAGILGWSMNTGTVMAGSRLTKEQRYDWLKKFGVGEQTDIGLPAEATGILAKPEQWDDRQQYTVLFGQGVSQSTLQTVRAYQSIANNGVMLQPRLIDSYIAPGGEEHKVPAKDPRQVVSKETAEQVQDILESAVTEGQIKDAAIDGYRVGAKTGTSQAPREDGLPGFDGYTASMVGMAPMEDPRFIVEVVLQRPKGSIYGITNGPVFRSVMAQVLRTYNVPPSTGTPARLPQFVK, from the coding sequence GTGGCTCAGAACCCCGGCACATCGAAAAAACCGAAGACGCCGGCGGCAAGGAAGCGGCTGCGCGTTGGCCTTGGCATCATGCTGACGCTGTTGCTCGTAGTGGGCGGCAAGCTGTTCATGGTGCAGGGACTGGACGTTGGCGGAATGGCCGAAGCTGCCCTTGCCAGCCGCCTGACACCCCAGGTACTGCCCGCCGAGCGGGGAAAGATCGTCGACGCCAATGGCACAGTCCTGGCCAGCAGCGTGATTCGCTACAACATCGTGGTGGACCAGGTCCAGAACACCAACACGGCTTCGTTCAAGCGCTACAACGAAAAGACCGAAGAACTCGACGTCGTTACCCGGGACCAGGGCATCGCCGAATTGGCCGGCCTGCTGGGAGCTGACGAAAGCAAAGTCCGTGATGCCCTGACCGGCGACAAAAAATATGCGGTGGTGGCCAAGGACGTCAAGCCGGAGCTTGAGGACCGGATCTCCAAACTCCTGATTCCGGGCATCGTGGCCGAAGGTGTCAGCAAGCGGGTCTATCCCAACGGCAGCGTGGCCGGCGGCGTCATAGGGTTCCTGCAGGACGGCACCACCGGGCAAGCAGGCATCGAGCAGACGCAGGATGATGTGCTGCGGGGAACCGAGGGAAAGCGCGTCTTCGAAATTGGCGCAGACGGCCTCCGGATTCCCGTGGCGACGGACGAACTGACACCTGCCGTGGACGGCAGCGACGTCAAACTGACCCTCAACACGGACATCCAGTACTTCGCCCAGCAAGCCATCCAGAACCAGGTGGATAAGCTCAGCGCCGAGTGGGGCGTGATCATCGTCATGGACACCAAAACCGGCAACCTCATTGCGTTGGCCGACACCAACGCACCCGATCCCAATGATCCGGGCAAGGTCGATGCCAAGGACCGCGGCGTGCGTTCGGTAACAGCGGCCTACGAGCCGGGTTCCGTGGAGAAGATGATCACGGCGGCAGCTGTCATCGAGGAGGGAAAGTCCAACCCGCTGGACCACTTCACCATCCCGCCGTCGTACACCATTGACGGGCAGACCTTCACCGATGCGTTCGAGCACGGCACCGAGGAGCGAACGCTGGCCGGCATCCTGGGCTGGTCCATGAACACCGGGACCGTGATGGCAGGCAGCCGGCTGACCAAAGAGCAGCGTTATGACTGGCTCAAGAAGTTTGGGGTAGGGGAGCAGACCGATATCGGCCTTCCCGCCGAGGCCACCGGCATCCTAGCCAAGCCCGAACAGTGGGATGATCGTCAGCAGTACACAGTGCTGTTCGGACAGGGAGTGTCGCAATCAACGCTGCAGACGGTCCGTGCCTACCAAAGCATCGCCAACAACGGTGTCATGCTCCAGCCCAGGCTCATTGACAGCTACATCGCCCCAGGTGGGGAAGAGCACAAGGTTCCCGCCAAGGATCCCCGCCAAGTGGTGTCCAAAGAGACCGCGGAACAGGTACAGGACATCCTGGAAAGTGCCGTGACCGAGGGCCAAATCAAGGACGCAGCCATCGACGGCTATCGCGTCGGTGCCAAGACCGGAACCTCTCAGGCGCCCCGTGAAGACGGTTTGCCCGGCTTCGATGGTTACACGGCCTCAATGGTGGGTATGGCTCCCATGGAGGATCCCCGTTTCATCGTGGAAGTGGTGCTCCAGCGCCCCAAGGGAAGCATCTACGGCATTACCAACGGGCCGGTGTTCCGTTCCGTCATGGCACAGGTCCTCCGGACGTACAACGTGCCGCCGTCAACGGGAACCCCCGCGCGGCTGCCGCAGTTCGTCAAGTAA
- a CDS encoding UDP-N-acetylmuramoyl-L-alanyl-D-glutamate--2,6-diaminopimelate ligase, which yields MSEHNQADVQATTPESGRSGFRPGSVAAVSLATIAESLGLAAPDASHEAGVTGITLNSKAVEAGDLYVALPGASRHGADFVAQAIDGGAVAVVTDDAGARQLALAGEQPVPVLVVDQPRTVVGRLAALIYRSQPAEGGFPSLFGVTGTNGKTTTTYFINSLLRALGKKPGLIGTIEIVAGGEPIPSLLTTPESTDVHALLALMRERGLDAASMEVSSHAISYHRVDGVMFEVAGFTNLTQDHLDLHGSMEEYFRTKAELFTSGRARRAVVTVDDAWGRKLADTAGIPVTTLSAKGADADWHVASTTARGLGSEFELRHTDGRSLRVHTGLPGGFNVANAALATIMVLASGVDVETLQSALDSHDPFTVAVPGRMQLVSTAPASVVDFAHNPDALARALEAVRSPKEGSRVIVVFGATGQRDQGKRPTMGAIAARLADVVIISDDDPHDEDAAAIRADVMQGAIAARDADGLGCEVIESYPRDVAIRLAVDKATAEDTILIAGRGHEVWQEVKGVNLALDDRVELRAALTSKGFSVSTDQRIES from the coding sequence GTGTCAGAGCACAATCAGGCAGATGTCCAAGCCACCACGCCGGAATCCGGCCGATCGGGCTTCCGTCCCGGGTCTGTGGCTGCGGTGTCCCTGGCCACCATCGCTGAGTCGCTCGGACTTGCGGCCCCGGACGCCAGCCATGAGGCCGGCGTGACCGGCATTACCCTCAATTCGAAAGCTGTCGAAGCTGGAGACCTCTACGTGGCCCTGCCGGGTGCCTCACGGCATGGCGCCGACTTTGTGGCGCAGGCAATCGACGGTGGCGCTGTAGCGGTGGTGACGGACGACGCCGGGGCGCGCCAGCTTGCGCTGGCCGGCGAGCAGCCCGTGCCCGTACTGGTCGTCGACCAGCCGCGTACCGTCGTGGGGCGCTTGGCCGCACTGATCTACCGCAGCCAGCCTGCCGAGGGCGGTTTCCCCTCCCTGTTCGGTGTCACCGGGACCAACGGGAAAACCACCACCACGTACTTCATCAATTCGCTGTTGCGTGCCCTGGGCAAAAAGCCGGGGCTTATCGGCACCATCGAGATCGTTGCCGGTGGCGAGCCCATTCCCAGCCTCCTGACCACGCCGGAATCCACGGACGTCCATGCGCTGCTCGCCCTGATGCGCGAACGGGGGCTGGACGCTGCCTCCATGGAAGTTTCTTCGCACGCAATTTCCTACCACCGGGTGGACGGCGTGATGTTCGAGGTCGCTGGCTTCACCAACCTCACCCAGGACCATCTGGACCTGCATGGAAGCATGGAAGAGTACTTCCGCACCAAGGCGGAGCTGTTCACCAGTGGGAGGGCCCGCCGCGCCGTCGTCACGGTTGACGATGCCTGGGGACGCAAGCTTGCCGACACTGCCGGCATCCCGGTGACAACGCTCTCGGCAAAGGGTGCCGACGCAGACTGGCACGTGGCGTCCACCACTGCTCGCGGACTCGGCTCTGAGTTCGAACTCAGGCACACCGACGGCCGCTCCCTGCGCGTCCACACAGGGCTGCCCGGAGGCTTCAACGTGGCCAACGCGGCACTGGCCACCATCATGGTCCTGGCGTCCGGCGTCGACGTGGAGACCCTTCAATCGGCCCTGGACTCCCATGATCCATTCACCGTGGCCGTTCCCGGCCGCATGCAGCTCGTCTCCACGGCACCTGCCTCCGTTGTTGATTTTGCGCACAATCCTGATGCCCTCGCCCGCGCCCTGGAAGCGGTTCGCTCGCCCAAGGAGGGATCGCGCGTGATCGTGGTCTTCGGTGCCACGGGCCAGCGGGACCAAGGCAAGCGGCCCACCATGGGAGCCATCGCGGCGCGCCTGGCGGATGTGGTGATCATCAGCGATGACGATCCCCACGACGAAGACGCCGCGGCAATCCGCGCCGACGTCATGCAGGGCGCCATAGCGGCACGCGATGCCGACGGCCTGGGGTGTGAGGTCATCGAGTCCTACCCGAGGGATGTTGCCATTCGCTTGGCCGTCGACAAGGCAACGGCAGAGGACACGATCCTCATCGCCGGCCGCGGCCACGAGGTCTGGCAGGAAGTCAAGGGAGTGAACCTGGCACTGGATGACAGGGTGGAGTTGCGCGCCGCCTTGACATCCAAGGGATTCAGCGTTTCAACGGACCAGCGGATAGAGTCCTAA
- a CDS encoding UDP-N-acetylmuramoyl-tripeptide--D-alanyl-D-alanine ligase has product MIALTAAEIADITHGRLTGAPGIAPTSVVTDSREATPGSLYVAKPGEHADGHDFVDAAFKRGAVLVLSEHEVADADGNPFPAVVVEDAVLAMGALAAEAVRRIRAARQERGEDFTVIGITGSAGKTTTKDLLAGVLSTAGPTVAPQGSYNGEVGVPLTVFSADENTRFLVIEMGATGLGHIKYLADMVKPDIGVVLVVGTAHAGEFGGVENIAKTKGELVEALSEHGTAVINLDDGRVAAMRSRTKAKVLGFTASPATSEEVEARNVVVNDQGFPDFDLVLPDGGPSVQLRSRLIGGHHVTNLLAAAAAAFAAGLPAADIASSLSSQSAASRWRMERTERADGVTIINDAYNANPESMRAALRTLADLGQGRRTWAVLGAMLELGEDSIREHTAVGTQVVRLNISRLVVVGREARALYVSAIQEGSWGDECSFTETVEEAYELLSNELEPGDLVLFKSSNGVGLRHLGDRIALPPRAEPTGDTADEAAASEGNELL; this is encoded by the coding sequence ATGATTGCACTTACTGCGGCGGAGATCGCCGACATCACCCATGGCCGCTTGACCGGAGCTCCGGGCATCGCGCCGACCTCCGTCGTCACTGATTCACGGGAAGCAACCCCTGGTTCGCTGTACGTTGCCAAGCCCGGCGAGCACGCAGATGGCCACGACTTCGTCGATGCCGCGTTCAAACGTGGCGCCGTCCTGGTCCTTAGCGAGCATGAAGTGGCCGATGCCGACGGGAACCCGTTTCCCGCCGTCGTGGTTGAGGACGCAGTCCTAGCCATGGGCGCGTTGGCGGCTGAAGCCGTCCGCCGGATCCGTGCAGCGCGGCAGGAGCGCGGCGAAGACTTTACGGTGATTGGCATCACCGGGTCCGCGGGCAAGACCACCACCAAGGACCTCTTGGCGGGCGTGCTGTCCACCGCTGGCCCCACTGTCGCGCCGCAGGGTTCCTACAACGGCGAGGTCGGGGTACCACTGACCGTCTTCTCAGCCGATGAGAACACCCGGTTCCTGGTCATCGAAATGGGTGCCACCGGCCTGGGCCACATCAAATACCTCGCCGACATGGTCAAACCGGACATCGGTGTTGTCCTGGTTGTTGGCACAGCCCACGCCGGCGAATTCGGTGGCGTGGAGAATATCGCCAAGACCAAGGGCGAACTTGTCGAAGCCCTGAGCGAGCACGGCACCGCGGTCATCAACCTCGACGACGGCCGCGTCGCCGCCATGCGCTCACGGACCAAAGCCAAGGTCCTCGGTTTCACTGCCTCGCCGGCCACCAGCGAAGAGGTGGAAGCCCGGAACGTGGTTGTCAACGACCAAGGCTTCCCGGACTTTGACCTCGTACTTCCCGACGGCGGCCCGTCCGTTCAGCTGCGGAGCCGGCTGATCGGTGGCCACCACGTGACGAACCTGTTGGCAGCAGCTGCGGCCGCGTTCGCGGCCGGCCTTCCGGCCGCTGACATCGCCTCATCGCTCAGTTCCCAGTCCGCGGCCAGCCGCTGGCGCATGGAACGGACTGAGCGCGCAGACGGCGTCACCATTATCAACGACGCGTACAACGCAAACCCGGAATCCATGCGGGCGGCCCTGCGCACCTTGGCGGACCTCGGACAGGGCCGCAGGACCTGGGCGGTCCTGGGCGCCATGCTCGAGCTGGGGGAGGACTCCATACGCGAGCACACAGCCGTGGGCACCCAGGTGGTGCGCCTGAACATCTCCAGGCTGGTAGTAGTGGGCCGGGAAGCCCGGGCCCTCTACGTCTCCGCGATCCAGGAAGGGTCCTGGGGCGACGAGTGCTCGTTCACCGAAACCGTGGAGGAAGCCTACGAGCTCCTGAGCAACGAGTTGGAACCCGGCGACCTGGTCCTTTTCAAGTCCTCCAATGGGGTGGGCCTGCGGCATTTGGGTGATCGGATAGCATTACCTCCACGGGCCGAGC